One Homo sapiens chromosome 3, GRCh38.p14 Primary Assembly genomic window carries:
- the LOC124906252 gene encoding uncharacterized protein LOC124906252 isoform X1, with protein MSAVGRLAVQCWAREPLPQSFSAQAPAWSPAATELRAPKPQRSCGAGCKCLRNTLLDHSFKRRKQSPHLLVSKLPCQKQVRGPTGVLSNSSKSSPINGPTRSSLLLNACPMQVPGFLSDHFLD; from the exons ATGTCAGCGGTTGGTCGCCTCGCGGTGCAGTGCTGGGCACGCGAGCCCCTCCCGCAGTCATTCTCAGCACAAGCACCAGCCTGGAGCCCCGCAGCGACAGAGCTGAGAGCCCCCAAGCCGCAGAGGTCGTGCGGAGCAG GTTGCAAATGTCTTAGAAACACACTCCTGGACCACAGCTTCAAGAGACGCAAGCAGTCACCTCATCTGCTGGTTTCCAAGCTGCCCTGCCAGAAGCAGGTCAGGGGTCCCACAGGGGTCCTCAGTAACTCCTCAAAATCCTCTCCCATCAATGGCCCCACCAGATCATCCCTACTTTTGAATGCTTGTCCAATGCAGGTTCCAG GTTTCCTCTCTGACCACTTTTTGGACTGA